Proteins encoded together in one Telopea speciosissima isolate NSW1024214 ecotype Mountain lineage chromosome 6, Tspe_v1, whole genome shotgun sequence window:
- the LOC122666104 gene encoding uncharacterized protein LOC122666104 translates to MGVQSIVATTSPTTLILTQRWIAPFANFIKCNCDASLSLDLCRSGIGFICRDHKGMPLIVVSDLISFSDVMVGEAHAIRMALLEMIKTGFAQVMVESDNINLITHIQDGGAIADSSDPDFIYFSSFFESCSFTYIPWEINNAADSLARRALSLTCTTG, encoded by the coding sequence ATGGGTGTACAATCTATTGTTGCTACTACTTCTCCAACAACTCTAATCTTAACACAACGATGGATAGCACCATTTGCAAATTTTATCAAGTGCAACTGTGATGCCAGTCTATCTTTGGACTTATGCAGATCTGGGATTGGTTTCATTTGTAGAGATCACAAGGGAATGCCTTTGATAGTTGTATCCGATCTAATTTCTTTTTCAGATGTTATGGTTGGTGAGGCTCATGCTATTCGTATGGCACTGTTGGAGATGATCAAGACTGGATTTGCGCAAGTTATGGTTGAATCAGATAATATAAATCTGATTACACATATCCAAGATGGTGGTGCCATTGCTGATTCGAGTGATCCCGACTTTAtctatttttcttccttctttgaatcttgTAGCTTCACTTATATTCCATGGGAGATTAACAACGCGGCTGACTCCTTGGCTAGGAGGGCTTTGTCGTTAACATGCACGACTGGCTGA